A portion of the Nitrospira sp. genome contains these proteins:
- a CDS encoding branched-chain amino acid transaminase, translated as MEPQGKIWMDGAFVDWADANIHVLTHSLHYGLAAFEGLRCYRGKSGSAIFRLHEHVDRLFESAHIGMMTIPYDKKQVAEAIVETVRINQVEACYIRPLVYIGYGAMGVYPGDNPIKLAIAAWKWGAYLGEDALANGMRARVSSFTRHHVNVSMTRGKISGYYVNSILAKREAKADGYDEAIMLDPEGYVSEGTGENIFIVRKGRIKTTPLTSILEGITRNSVIELAREQGIVVMEDRFTRDEMYIADEVFVTGTAAELTPVREIDNRRIGTGKPGPITTGLQKSFFSIVRGEDAAHASWLTRI; from the coding sequence ATGGAACCCCAAGGCAAGATCTGGATGGATGGAGCGTTTGTCGATTGGGCGGATGCCAACATCCATGTCCTCACGCATTCTCTTCATTACGGGCTGGCGGCATTTGAAGGATTGAGGTGCTATCGAGGCAAGTCAGGCTCCGCCATTTTTCGGCTGCACGAGCACGTCGATCGGCTCTTCGAGTCGGCGCATATCGGTATGATGACGATTCCCTACGACAAGAAGCAGGTTGCGGAGGCGATCGTCGAGACCGTGCGGATCAATCAGGTGGAGGCCTGTTACATCCGTCCGCTGGTCTATATCGGATATGGCGCGATGGGGGTGTATCCCGGTGACAATCCGATCAAATTGGCCATTGCCGCATGGAAATGGGGAGCGTATTTGGGCGAGGACGCGTTGGCCAACGGCATGCGGGCTCGGGTGTCGTCGTTCACTCGCCACCACGTCAACGTGTCGATGACGCGGGGCAAGATCTCAGGCTACTACGTCAATTCCATCCTCGCGAAGCGGGAAGCCAAAGCCGACGGCTACGACGAGGCCATCATGCTGGACCCCGAAGGCTACGTCTCTGAAGGCACGGGAGAAAATATCTTCATCGTGCGCAAGGGACGGATCAAGACCACGCCGTTGACCTCCATTCTTGAGGGGATCACGCGGAATTCCGTCATCGAACTGGCGCGAGAGCAGGGCATCGTCGTGATGGAGGATCGATTCACTCGAGACGAGATGTATATTGCCGATGAGGTGTTCGTCACGGGAACCGCCGCCGAACTGACCCCCGTGCGTGAAATTGACAACCGCCGAATCGGAACCGGGAAACCCGGTCCGATTACGACGGGTCTGCAGAAATCCTTCTTTTCCATCGTGCGCGGTGAGGATGCGGCCCACGCATCCTGGTTGACGCGCATCTAG
- a CDS encoding Fic family protein codes for MDQGDAGRYRDIQVYVGPYTPPAPQLVGGLMAELLAWWNRDAGALSPVISSAVLHYQFEDIHPFADGNGRTGRALALWDLCRRGFDTHQIFSVDEVYSEDRPAYYGALANVRKQGNDLTEWIEYAARALQVTLDRVWTRIQHLGAGATRTKVVLRPRQEQLLRLLMNRRSMTPKEIRESLRVSKQGTMDLLHPLLEAGLVQRSGTKKSGRYMLT; via the coding sequence ATGGACCAAGGCGACGCGGGTCGGTATCGAGACATTCAGGTCTATGTGGGACCGTATACGCCCCCAGCGCCGCAGCTCGTGGGCGGATTGATGGCTGAACTTCTGGCGTGGTGGAACAGGGATGCCGGGGCCTTGTCGCCGGTGATCTCCTCCGCAGTTCTCCATTATCAATTCGAGGACATTCATCCATTCGCTGACGGCAATGGGCGCACGGGGCGAGCCCTGGCACTCTGGGATCTCTGCCGCCGGGGATTCGATACGCACCAAATCTTTTCGGTCGACGAAGTCTATAGCGAGGACCGTCCCGCCTATTACGGCGCATTGGCGAATGTGCGGAAACAGGGGAACGACCTCACGGAATGGATCGAGTACGCTGCACGAGCGCTACAGGTCACACTCGATCGGGTCTGGACACGCATTCAGCATCTGGGGGCCGGGGCCACACGGACGAAGGTGGTGCTGCGTCCGCGACAAGAACAGTTGCTGCGGTTACTCATGAACCGCCGGTCGATGACGCCCAAAGAAATCCGCGAGAGCCTGCGAGTCTCCAAACAAGGAACCATGGATCTGTTGCATCCGCTTCTGGAAGCGGGGCTGGTTCAACGCAGCGGCACCAAGAAATCCGGCCGCTACATGCTGACTTGA
- the rplU gene encoding 50S ribosomal protein L21: protein MYAIVETGGKQYRVEHGSLVQVESLPGEVGGTVELDHVRLVHGDKGVVIGQPLVTGAKVTAEIVNQGRTRSMIVFKKQRRKNYRRTKGHRQGFTKLRITGIHTA from the coding sequence ATGTACGCTATCGTAGAAACAGGCGGCAAACAGTACCGGGTGGAACACGGCAGCCTTGTCCAAGTCGAGAGCCTTCCCGGTGAAGTGGGCGGCACCGTGGAACTCGACCACGTTCGACTCGTTCACGGGGACAAGGGGGTCGTCATCGGGCAACCCCTGGTCACGGGGGCCAAAGTCACAGCGGAGATCGTCAATCAGGGCCGGACCCGATCCATGATCGTGTTCAAGAAGCAACGGCGCAAGAACTACCGTCGCACAAAAGGCCACCGGCAGGGCTTTACCAAACTTCGGATCACTGGCATCCACACGGCCTAA
- the bioB gene encoding biotin synthase BioB has translation MTDYSTLAAKALDDQPLTRPEALSVLTAPDDELLALLHAAFQVRARYFGRTVRLQMLQNAKSGACQEDCHYCSQSSISTAPIERYSLLPQNRMIEGAREAAASKAQRYCIVISGRSPLDREIDEIAGAVRAIKQENPIQICCSLGLMNEQQAKRLKAAGVDRVNHNLNTSEAFHASICTTHTFQDRLATIRNARAAGLEICSGGIVGMGEQDEDLIDLAMALREVKPDSIPLNTLHPVAGTPLEHCDNLTPQRCLKVLCLFRFLHPRTEIRIAGGREHNLRSLQPLALYPADSVFVNGYLTTPGAPAPEVWGMIEDLGFTIEVDYQSAAEKGPQLRSQSLEPLNVRH, from the coding sequence ATGACGGATTATTCGACCCTGGCCGCAAAAGCTCTTGACGATCAACCCCTGACGAGACCGGAAGCTCTCTCCGTCCTCACCGCACCGGACGACGAACTTCTCGCCCTACTTCACGCAGCATTCCAGGTGCGGGCCAGATATTTCGGCCGAACGGTCCGCCTGCAGATGCTCCAGAACGCGAAGAGCGGCGCTTGCCAGGAAGACTGTCATTATTGTTCCCAATCTTCCATCTCAACCGCTCCGATCGAACGATACAGTCTGCTCCCACAGAACCGCATGATCGAGGGTGCGCGAGAGGCCGCCGCTTCAAAGGCTCAACGGTACTGTATCGTCATCAGCGGCAGAAGCCCGCTGGACCGTGAGATCGACGAGATCGCCGGAGCCGTCCGTGCCATCAAGCAGGAAAATCCGATCCAGATCTGTTGCTCACTGGGGCTCATGAACGAACAGCAGGCGAAGCGGTTAAAGGCGGCGGGCGTGGATCGCGTGAATCACAATTTGAACACGAGCGAAGCGTTTCACGCCTCGATCTGCACGACCCACACGTTCCAAGACCGCCTCGCAACAATCAGGAATGCCCGGGCGGCAGGATTGGAAATTTGCTCGGGCGGAATCGTCGGCATGGGCGAACAGGACGAGGACCTCATCGATCTCGCCATGGCCTTGCGCGAGGTCAAGCCGGATTCCATTCCGCTCAACACGCTGCACCCGGTGGCAGGCACTCCGTTGGAGCATTGCGACAATCTCACGCCGCAACGCTGTCTGAAAGTCCTCTGCCTGTTCCGCTTTCTCCATCCACGCACCGAGATACGTATCGCCGGCGGCCGCGAACACAACCTCCGCAGCCTGCAGCCGCTCGCCCTCTATCCAGCCGATTCGGTGTTCGTGAACGGCTACCTGACAACCCCAGGCGCACCGGCTCCAGAGGTCTGGGGCATGATCGAAGATCTGGGATTCACGATCGAGGTGGACTACCAATCGGCTGCTGAAAAAGGCCCTCAGCTGCGTTCTCAGTCGCTCGAACCCCTCAACGTGCGGCACTGA
- the nadD gene encoding nicotinate-nucleotide adenylyltransferase, which yields MNQSDPASTSSALNTNTSKLDRRLCLFGGTFNPVHYGHLTIARHIRHALDFDRILFIPTCDPPHKSGKDLASAKDRHEMVRLAIASETGLAISDVELRRPGKSYTVDTVRLLREEYGSQTDLFFLIGLDAFLEFPTWRESDTLLKLCSFVVMNRPGTSFQDLTRVNPFQTLSRESFAALDAGQISQLDIPLGDRRLVCLHLTPSEISASDIRRRVRTGFSVANLLPPTVESYILQHHLYE from the coding sequence ATGAATCAGTCCGATCCGGCATCAACGAGCTCGGCGCTCAACACGAACACTTCAAAACTCGACCGGCGATTGTGTCTATTCGGCGGAACATTCAACCCCGTTCACTACGGCCATCTGACGATAGCGCGGCACATTCGGCATGCCCTCGACTTCGATCGCATACTCTTCATTCCGACGTGCGACCCCCCTCACAAATCGGGCAAGGACCTCGCATCCGCCAAGGATCGTCATGAAATGGTCCGCCTGGCCATCGCTTCAGAAACCGGCCTTGCGATTTCCGACGTCGAACTCCGCCGGCCTGGGAAATCGTATACCGTCGACACCGTTCGGCTCCTCCGCGAAGAATACGGCTCCCAGACGGACTTGTTCTTTCTGATCGGACTGGATGCGTTCCTCGAATTTCCGACTTGGCGGGAATCGGACACGCTGTTGAAGCTCTGTTCATTCGTCGTGATGAATCGACCGGGGACCTCGTTTCAGGATTTAACTCGGGTGAATCCTTTTCAGACGCTTTCCAGAGAGTCCTTCGCGGCCTTGGATGCCGGCCAGATCTCACAATTGGACATTCCCCTCGGAGACCGACGGCTTGTGTGCCTGCATCTCACCCCCAGCGAGATTTCGGCTTCGGACATCAGGAGAAGGGTCCGGACGGGATTTTCGGTGGCAAATCTATTGCCGCCCACCGTGGAATCCTATATACTTCAGCATCACTTGTACGAATAA
- the rsfS gene encoding ribosome silencing factor: protein MAKAMYDKKATDIVVLHVAKLTSIADYLVLASADSDRQTRAVADHVDGVLSQTGSNPLSIEGKASSQWVLMDYGDVVVHIFRHDARQHYGLERLWADAKRIPVEEGTSDSAAAKPARTKRMAISRQA from the coding sequence ATCGCGAAGGCCATGTACGACAAAAAGGCCACGGATATCGTCGTCCTGCACGTCGCCAAACTGACCTCGATCGCCGACTACTTGGTGTTGGCATCGGCGGATTCCGATCGACAGACCAGAGCGGTCGCCGATCATGTCGACGGGGTCCTCTCTCAAACCGGTTCCAATCCCCTCAGTATCGAAGGCAAGGCCTCATCGCAATGGGTGTTGATGGACTATGGGGACGTCGTTGTTCACATCTTCCGGCATGACGCCCGTCAGCACTACGGGCTTGAGCGTCTCTGGGCTGATGCCAAGCGTATCCCGGTAGAGGAAGGGACGTCAGATTCAGCGGCGGCAAAGCCCGCCCGCACCAAGCGGATGGCCATATCCAGACAGGCCTAG
- the rpmA gene encoding 50S ribosomal protein L27, which translates to MATNKGGGSSRNGRDSNPQYLGVKAYGGETVKAGAIIVRQRGTKFFPGFNVGLGKDHTLFARVTGTVKFEGGRARQKVSVYPIPTTS; encoded by the coding sequence ATGGCGACGAATAAAGGCGGCGGATCATCGAGAAATGGACGGGACAGCAATCCGCAATATTTGGGCGTGAAGGCGTATGGTGGCGAAACGGTGAAGGCTGGTGCCATAATCGTACGCCAACGCGGCACCAAGTTTTTCCCGGGCTTCAATGTGGGCCTCGGCAAAGACCACACCCTCTTCGCACGTGTAACGGGCACCGTCAAATTCGAGGGCGGTCGCGCGCGGCAGAAGGTCAGCGTCTACCCCATACCGACGACCTCATAG
- a CDS encoding PilZ domain-containing protein produces the protein METWARHSNRPIPRTFVLRTYRRIPTWCASYYLSGAAIGKGVVTNLSRSGMRMLGDHALKAGTDLCVRFQLEEDQPPIEITRATVRWVREYEFGLRIDDQTAAAAGRIAEVLNRQARTGLNGW, from the coding sequence ATGGAGACTTGGGCAAGGCACTCAAACCGACCGATCCCAAGAACATTCGTTCTCAGAACCTACCGGCGAATCCCGACATGGTGCGCCTCCTACTACCTAAGCGGAGCCGCGATCGGGAAGGGAGTCGTGACGAACTTGTCGCGTAGCGGTATGCGGATGCTGGGGGATCATGCGCTCAAGGCCGGGACTGATTTGTGCGTTCGGTTCCAACTTGAGGAAGACCAGCCACCCATCGAGATCACCCGCGCCACGGTGCGGTGGGTACGTGAATATGAATTCGGGTTGCGGATCGACGATCAGACCGCCGCGGCGGCCGGACGCATCGCGGAGGTGCTGAACCGCCAGGCCCGCACCGGCCTCAATGGCTGGTAA
- the obgE gene encoding GTPase ObgE produces MFVDEVSIVVKAGRGGDGVCSFRREMFVPRGGPDGGDGGNGGHVIFTASQRLTTLLDLRYQRHYEAEGGRPGSGSNCTGRTGHDVVVAVPVGTVVSDEHTGDVLADLTADGETVTIAHGGRGGRGNSHFATSTNRVPTRFEHGTQGEERELRLKLKLLADVGLVGYPNAGKSTLIAAISAARPKIAEYPFTTLVPNLGVVRWGSDRSFVVADIPGLIAGAHEGKGLGFQFLRHIERTSFLLHLIDISEWSADDPVTSFDVMRKELESYDASLSARPFAVVPTKLDAAGDRSKLKALQAYCKRRKYQCLPISAATREGLSELVSFVGQQVEHLRTVGCATKF; encoded by the coding sequence ATGTTTGTCGATGAAGTCAGCATCGTGGTCAAGGCCGGACGAGGCGGCGACGGAGTGTGCAGCTTCCGGCGCGAGATGTTCGTCCCCCGCGGGGGCCCGGACGGAGGAGACGGCGGGAATGGGGGACACGTCATTTTCACGGCGTCACAACGCCTCACGACACTGCTCGACCTCCGATACCAACGGCACTACGAGGCGGAGGGCGGCCGGCCCGGCAGCGGATCCAATTGCACCGGCCGGACAGGACATGACGTGGTGGTCGCTGTCCCCGTGGGAACGGTCGTCTCTGACGAACACACCGGGGACGTGCTTGCCGACCTGACCGCAGACGGAGAGACGGTCACCATTGCGCACGGCGGAAGGGGCGGCCGCGGCAACAGTCATTTCGCCACCTCGACCAACCGGGTGCCGACGCGCTTTGAGCACGGCACCCAAGGGGAAGAGCGCGAACTCAGACTGAAGCTGAAACTGCTGGCCGACGTCGGGCTGGTCGGGTATCCGAACGCCGGGAAATCCACGCTCATTGCGGCCATCTCCGCGGCGCGCCCCAAGATCGCGGAGTATCCATTCACGACGTTGGTCCCGAACCTTGGAGTGGTGCGCTGGGGATCTGATCGCAGCTTTGTCGTCGCGGACATCCCCGGTCTGATCGCGGGTGCCCACGAAGGCAAGGGACTTGGGTTTCAGTTCTTACGCCATATTGAGCGGACATCCTTCCTGCTTCATCTGATCGATATATCCGAATGGTCGGCGGATGACCCCGTGACGAGCTTCGACGTCATGCGCAAAGAGTTGGAATCCTACGACGCCTCCCTGTCTGCGCGCCCCTTTGCGGTGGTCCCCACCAAACTCGATGCCGCCGGCGACCGGAGCAAATTGAAGGCGTTGCAGGCGTACTGCAAGCGCCGGAAGTACCAGTGTCTCCCCATCTCGGCCGCCACGAGAGAAGGGTTGTCGGAACTCGTCTCCTTCGTCGGACAACAGGTCGAGCACCTTCGGACCGTCGGATGCGCGACGAAATTCTGA
- the tpiA gene encoding triose-phosphate isomerase: MRTPLIVGNWKMNKTASEARTFVREFRQLFETSAEAEVVLAPPFTALESVRSSLGPTSWIALGAQNLHWEGHGAFTGEISGTMLLDLGCRYVIVGHSERRTLFGERNADVRKKVRAAVTCGLRPILCVGESLTERETGQTERIIAEQLSSGLDQLTAADLKAVAIAYEPVWAIGTGRAATVAQATLVHRSIRAFLAKGWNDDAAATMRILYGGSVTAQNAASLLDGSDIDGALVGGACLNPDSFAKIIAAAKRNPIG; the protein is encoded by the coding sequence TTGCGAACACCGCTGATCGTCGGCAATTGGAAAATGAACAAGACGGCGTCGGAGGCCCGGACTTTCGTTCGTGAGTTCCGGCAATTATTCGAAACCTCCGCCGAGGCCGAAGTCGTCCTCGCTCCGCCGTTCACGGCGCTGGAATCAGTACGCTCGTCCCTTGGACCGACCTCTTGGATCGCGCTCGGCGCGCAGAATCTTCACTGGGAAGGGCACGGGGCCTTCACCGGTGAGATCTCCGGCACCATGCTTCTCGACCTGGGATGCCGCTATGTCATCGTGGGGCACTCGGAACGGCGCACGCTGTTTGGGGAGCGCAATGCGGACGTGCGGAAAAAAGTCCGCGCGGCGGTGACCTGCGGTCTTCGACCGATCCTCTGCGTCGGTGAATCGCTGACGGAGCGCGAGACGGGGCAAACGGAGAGGATCATCGCCGAGCAACTCTCCTCCGGCCTGGATCAGCTCACGGCCGCAGACTTAAAGGCGGTGGCCATCGCCTATGAACCGGTGTGGGCGATCGGAACAGGACGCGCCGCGACGGTTGCTCAGGCCACCCTCGTTCACCGATCGATACGAGCGTTTTTGGCCAAAGGCTGGAATGACGACGCAGCAGCCACGATGCGGATCCTCTACGGCGGCAGTGTCACGGCTCAGAACGCCGCCTCGCTGCTCGACGGCTCCGACATCGACGGCGCGCTGGTCGGCGGGGCTTGTCTCAATCCAGACTCGTTTGCTAAGATCATCGCCGCGGCGAAACGGAACCCGATCGGCTAA
- a CDS encoding tetratricopeptide repeat protein: protein MLRLLTSIFLISAGIFVYSYFRELNPGTLTIHTGPSSQFDLSPVTLVIFSTAVGAVLVALAVGMRQTVHAIGTWRSTRLQRRKEKLDALHREGTHAFMSKRISEAIGLFEKALAIDPNRVDSLLWLGNIYRSENNFSEAIRLHQYANRIDDRNIEILLELAKDLEAAKRYEDSLQTLQKILRIEPDNLTALIRKRDLSIRLEKWSEALEIQHRLLKASLPESERRAETLLLTGCMYEVGRQLLERGHPDKARRYFRGAIKKDRTFLPAYIGIGEILIQEGKTKQAVEILKKVYAKTHNVIILHRLEELFLEQGEPSEIIRTYQDALQQNPNDSVLQFYLGKLYYRLEMVDEAFDILSTIEGPQDQLVDYHKIMANLFLRKQHMEQAVVELKKALQFKKRVVVPYVCTACQQETAEWAGRCRRCGSWNSLVALPWLDGDVVSAGKESPLPVRAVPYPGIASPFETV, encoded by the coding sequence ATGCTCAGGCTGCTCACCAGCATTTTTCTCATCAGCGCGGGTATTTTCGTCTACAGTTATTTCCGTGAGTTGAATCCCGGCACGCTGACCATCCATACGGGTCCTTCCTCGCAGTTCGACTTGAGCCCCGTCACGCTGGTGATCTTTTCCACGGCCGTCGGAGCGGTGTTGGTGGCCCTGGCGGTCGGCATGCGGCAAACTGTGCACGCCATCGGGACGTGGAGGAGTACACGTTTACAACGCCGGAAAGAGAAACTCGACGCGCTCCATCGCGAGGGCACGCACGCATTCATGTCCAAGCGCATCAGCGAAGCCATCGGACTGTTTGAAAAGGCCCTGGCAATCGATCCCAACCGGGTCGATTCCCTGCTCTGGCTGGGCAATATCTATCGCTCGGAGAACAATTTCTCGGAGGCGATCCGGCTGCATCAGTATGCCAATCGTATCGACGACCGCAACATCGAAATCCTCCTGGAGTTGGCCAAAGATTTGGAAGCCGCCAAGCGATACGAGGATTCTCTCCAGACCCTGCAGAAGATTCTACGCATCGAACCGGACAACCTGACGGCCCTGATACGCAAGCGGGACTTGTCCATCCGTCTCGAAAAATGGAGCGAAGCGCTGGAAATCCAGCATCGACTCCTGAAAGCCAGCCTGCCCGAATCCGAACGCCGCGCGGAGACGTTGTTGCTGACGGGGTGCATGTACGAGGTCGGACGCCAGCTGCTGGAGCGGGGGCATCCAGACAAGGCTAGGCGATACTTCCGCGGCGCGATTAAGAAGGACCGAACGTTTCTCCCGGCCTATATCGGCATCGGAGAAATCCTGATACAGGAAGGCAAGACCAAACAAGCCGTCGAAATTCTTAAAAAGGTCTACGCGAAGACGCACAACGTGATCATCCTACATCGCCTGGAAGAGCTGTTCCTCGAACAGGGCGAGCCGAGCGAAATCATCCGCACGTATCAAGACGCGCTCCAGCAGAACCCCAATGACTCCGTGCTGCAGTTCTATTTGGGCAAACTGTACTATCGGCTCGAAATGGTCGACGAAGCGTTCGACATTCTTTCGACGATCGAAGGGCCTCAGGATCAACTGGTCGACTACCACAAGATCATGGCCAACCTCTTTTTGCGCAAGCAACACATGGAGCAGGCGGTGGTGGAATTGAAGAAAGCGCTGCAGTTCAAGAAGCGCGTCGTCGTCCCGTACGTCTGCACTGCCTGCCAGCAGGAAACCGCCGAATGGGCCGGCCGCTGCCGGCGTTGCGGAAGCTGGAACAGCCTCGTGGCCCTTCCCTGGCTCGATGGGGATGTGGTATCCGCGGGAAAAGAGTCTCCCCTCCCGGTCCGCGCGGTTCCGTATCCGGGCATTGCTTCTCCGTTTGAAACCGTGTAG
- a CDS encoding phosphoglycerate kinase has translation MNLHKQTIDDLTLNGKRVIIRADFNVPLDDSLQITDDTRIRSTLPTINRVVDDGGKVILCSHLGRPKSRFDPKYSLAPIAKRLGRLLGKNVTFAPDCIGPAVEGLVAKMNPGDVLLLENLRFHEGEEKNDEKFSKALASLGDVYINDAFGAAHRAHASTVGITKFIPASAAGFLLKKEIEYLEGAVANPVRPFVAILGGAKVSGKIGVIENLGKRVDKVIIGGGMAFTFLKAKGLEIGNSLVENDMLDFAKGIEDHALSRGVKFYLPVDCVVAASREPGAETKIVPVQEIPKGWYALDIGPASVKLFREAVQNAKTILWNGPMGVFEIDAYARGTLSVAHAVADAYALTIVGGGETAMAVHRAGESENISFISTGGGAALELLEGKQLPGLTALPERKD, from the coding sequence ATGAATCTGCACAAGCAAACCATTGACGACCTCACGCTGAACGGCAAACGGGTGATCATCCGCGCGGACTTCAACGTTCCGCTCGACGACTCCCTCCAGATCACGGACGACACCCGAATCCGCTCGACCCTTCCCACCATCAATCGCGTCGTCGACGATGGAGGCAAGGTCATTTTGTGCTCGCATCTGGGCCGTCCGAAGAGCCGGTTCGACCCGAAATACAGCCTGGCGCCGATCGCGAAACGGCTGGGCCGGCTTCTGGGGAAGAACGTGACTTTTGCGCCGGACTGTATCGGCCCCGCTGTGGAGGGGCTCGTCGCGAAGATGAACCCCGGCGACGTCCTGCTCTTGGAAAATCTCCGCTTTCACGAGGGCGAGGAAAAGAACGACGAAAAATTTTCCAAGGCGCTGGCGTCACTGGGCGACGTGTATATCAACGACGCATTCGGCGCCGCCCACCGGGCCCATGCCTCCACGGTCGGCATCACCAAGTTTATTCCCGCTTCGGCGGCCGGCTTCCTCCTGAAGAAGGAAATCGAGTATCTCGAAGGCGCGGTGGCCAATCCAGTCCGCCCTTTCGTCGCCATTCTCGGTGGCGCCAAAGTCTCAGGTAAAATCGGCGTCATCGAAAACCTGGGGAAGCGCGTCGACAAGGTCATCATCGGCGGAGGCATGGCCTTCACGTTCCTCAAGGCCAAAGGGTTGGAGATCGGTAATTCGCTGGTCGAGAACGATATGTTGGATTTCGCCAAGGGGATCGAGGATCACGCGTTGTCGCGCGGGGTCAAGTTCTATCTGCCGGTGGATTGCGTGGTGGCGGCCAGCCGCGAGCCGGGTGCTGAAACAAAGATCGTGCCGGTCCAGGAAATTCCCAAGGGATGGTACGCGCTCGATATCGGCCCCGCTTCGGTCAAACTGTTCCGGGAAGCGGTTCAAAACGCCAAGACGATCCTCTGGAACGGACCGATGGGCGTGTTCGAAATCGATGCCTATGCCAGGGGTACGCTCTCCGTCGCTCACGCCGTCGCCGACGCCTATGCGCTCACGATCGTGGGCGGAGGCGAGACCGCCATGGCCGTACACCGCGCGGGCGAATCGGAAAACATCTCCTTCATTTCCACAGGCGGTGGCGCCGCGCTCGAACTGCTGGAGGGAAAACAGCTTCCCGGCTTGACCGCCCTTCCCGAACGGAAAGATTGA
- the proB gene encoding glutamate 5-kinase — translation MRDEILRTAKRVVVKIGSSLVSSKDAGLHPDRIDRLADEIAMLRADGREVLLVSSGAIVSGIKKLALKEYPRSLPVKQAAAAVGQSRLMWAYEKSFERLGAQVAQILLTHQDLADRRRFLNARHTLAALIGFGVVPVINENDTVAVDEIRVGDNDSLAADVAHLVDADLLVILSDIDGLFTQDPRKNPDAALIPLIPEITEDIEQRAGVSTTFEGTGGMATKVRAAKKVGEYGVATLILNGQQAGLLPSVLAGGDGGSLFLPRGRRMTSRKLWIAFTLRAQGQLLLDAGAVAALAERGKSLLASGIIDVKGSFEAGDPVSCLTQDGKEFAKGLVNFSSDMIARMKGLKTAEIQQRLGPREYDEIIHRDNLVIL, via the coding sequence ATGCGCGACGAAATTCTGAGAACCGCCAAGCGGGTCGTGGTGAAGATCGGCAGCAGTCTGGTCTCCTCCAAAGACGCGGGACTCCATCCCGATCGGATCGACCGGCTGGCCGACGAGATCGCGATGCTCCGCGCCGACGGGCGCGAGGTCCTGCTGGTCTCGTCAGGCGCCATCGTCTCCGGCATCAAGAAACTGGCGTTGAAAGAATACCCGAGGAGCCTGCCGGTCAAACAGGCAGCCGCGGCCGTCGGACAGAGTCGCTTGATGTGGGCTTATGAGAAATCCTTTGAACGGCTCGGCGCCCAGGTCGCTCAAATTCTCCTGACGCATCAGGACCTCGCCGATCGACGACGATTCCTGAATGCCCGCCATACGCTGGCGGCCCTGATCGGATTCGGGGTGGTACCCGTCATCAACGAGAACGATACGGTGGCCGTGGACGAAATTCGGGTCGGCGACAATGATTCCTTGGCTGCGGACGTGGCTCACCTCGTGGACGCGGATCTGCTGGTCATCCTCTCCGATATCGACGGCCTCTTCACCCAAGATCCGAGGAAGAATCCGGACGCGGCGCTGATCCCGCTGATCCCTGAAATTACGGAGGACATCGAGCAACGAGCCGGCGTGTCTACCACGTTTGAAGGAACGGGGGGCATGGCCACAAAGGTTCGAGCGGCGAAAAAAGTCGGCGAATACGGCGTAGCGACGCTCATTCTCAATGGGCAACAGGCCGGCCTTCTGCCCTCCGTCCTAGCGGGTGGCGATGGGGGCAGTCTGTTCCTGCCCAGAGGGCGCCGGATGACGAGCCGCAAGCTGTGGATCGCCTTCACACTTCGGGCCCAGGGGCAACTGCTTCTTGATGCCGGAGCCGTGGCGGCGCTCGCGGAACGCGGGAAGAGCCTGTTGGCCTCCGGAATCATCGACGTCAAGGGTTCGTTCGAGGCAGGAGATCCGGTCAGTTGCCTCACTCAGGACGGAAAGGAATTCGCCAAAGGCCTGGTCAATTTCTCCTCCGACATGATCGCCCGCATGAAAGGCCTGAAGACGGCCGAAATCCAACAGCGGCTTGGTCCGCGGGAATATGACGAGATTATCCACCGGGACAATCTCGTCATCCTATAA
- the secG gene encoding preprotein translocase subunit SecG codes for MHTLTIIIHVLACFLMIGAILLQSGKGAEIGAAFGGSSQTVFGSRGPANFLSKFTVVVAAVFMITSLSLAMLVKERTFSSTVIDLKKKEASPTQADKPAGDSHSSDGSSSSGH; via the coding sequence ATGCACACGTTGACCATCATCATTCATGTCCTTGCCTGTTTCCTGATGATCGGCGCTATTTTGCTTCAGTCCGGCAAGGGGGCGGAGATCGGCGCGGCGTTCGGGGGTTCGAGTCAGACGGTGTTCGGGAGTCGCGGCCCGGCTAACTTCTTGAGCAAATTCACGGTGGTGGTGGCGGCCGTATTCATGATCACCTCTCTCAGTCTTGCGATGTTGGTCAAAGAGCGGACGTTTTCTTCCACCGTTATCGATTTGAAGAAAAAGGAAGCTTCGCCGACCCAGGCCGACAAACCGGCGGGAGATTCCCACTCATCCGACGGTTCCTCATCATCCGGTCACTGA